One window of Aliarcobacter lanthieri genomic DNA carries:
- the bcp gene encoding thioredoxin-dependent thiol peroxidase: MLKVGNKAPSFCAFNQDDTEICLRDIIGSWIVLYFYPKDLTPGCTTQACDFTNNQFLFDNLNATIIGVSPDDSEKHRKFIEKYDLGITLLADVDKQICQDYGVWQLKKFMGKEFMGVVRTTFIINPKGEIAAIWDKVSVRKTKSVKGEKIEILHVDEVRKKLEELQAQI, translated from the coding sequence ATGTTAAAAGTTGGAAATAAAGCACCAAGTTTTTGTGCTTTTAATCAAGATGATACAGAAATTTGTTTAAGAGATATTATTGGTAGTTGGATTGTTTTATATTTTTATCCTAAAGATTTAACTCCAGGTTGTACAACACAAGCATGTGATTTTACTAATAATCAGTTTTTATTTGATAATTTAAATGCAACAATTATAGGAGTAAGTCCAGATGATAGTGAAAAACATAGAAAATTTATAGAAAAATATGATTTAGGTATTACTCTTTTGGCAGATGTTGATAAACAAATATGTCAAGATTATGGTGTTTGGCAACTAAAAAAATTTATGGGCAAAGAATTTATGGGAGTTGTAAGAACTACTTTTATAATAAATCCAAAAGGTGAAATAGCTGCTATTTGGGATAAAGTAAGTGTAAGAAAGACTAAAAGTGTAAAAGGTGAAAAAATAGAAATTTTACATGTTGATGAAGTTAGAAAAAAATTAGAAGAGCTTCAAGCTCAAATTTAA
- a CDS encoding plasminogen-binding N-terminal domain-containing protein, producing the protein MFKKSLFFACLSVFTLNLSALETICYKNGLDNPSQIENAKLEGGFCAGKVTVDDMKKDGWNTLDIKVTIDQGKLSYSYYFYKNTKKGLSSGNYASKLDSGKNEFSIQPIGAKVENLNDNKSVIAVGNLLVGQSGIVVHIYDNDKRLIVSNAKVVSSNDNSSVVEYFPFDDLKQDAIPTTNRTIENGDVIILNYMYDQSLLIAPDFNSYQAVREDFAQNNFIHPDIFGATLKFDNQPLPKKEDFQKFSIDQNLGTIFFVVAKKIYILDAKTFSILDSYSFPYASNEKQMPFFTRVEEIKGPLIDFKNIPFVSEALGLKDDSIDSSNYDNYYKSILGIK; encoded by the coding sequence ATGTTTAAAAAAAGTTTGTTTTTTGCTTGTCTTAGTGTATTTACACTAAATTTATCTGCGTTAGAAACTATTTGTTATAAAAATGGTTTAGATAATCCTTCACAAATTGAAAATGCAAAACTTGAAGGTGGTTTTTGTGCTGGAAAAGTAACTGTTGATGATATGAAAAAAGATGGTTGGAATACTTTAGATATAAAAGTAACTATCGATCAAGGAAAACTAAGCTACTCATATTATTTTTACAAAAATACTAAAAAAGGTTTGAGTAGTGGAAACTATGCTTCAAAACTTGATAGTGGTAAAAATGAATTTTCAATACAACCAATTGGTGCAAAAGTTGAGAATTTAAATGATAATAAAAGTGTTATTGCAGTAGGAAATTTATTAGTTGGTCAATCTGGAATTGTAGTTCATATTTATGACAATGATAAAAGACTAATAGTATCAAATGCAAAAGTTGTAAGTTCAAATGATAATTCTTCTGTTGTTGAATATTTTCCTTTTGACGATTTAAAACAAGATGCTATTCCAACAACAAATAGAACAATTGAAAATGGTGATGTTATTATTTTAAATTATATGTATGATCAATCATTATTAATTGCTCCAGATTTCAATAGCTACCAAGCAGTAAGAGAAGATTTTGCACAAAACAACTTTATACATCCAGATATCTTTGGAGCTACATTAAAATTTGATAATCAACCTCTTCCAAAAAAAGAAGATTTCCAGAAATTTTCAATTGATCAAAATTTAGGAACAATATTTTTTGTTGTAGCTAAAAAAATATATATTTTAGATGCAAAAACATTTTCAATTTTAGATTCATATAGTTTTCCTTATGCTTCAAATGAAAAACAAATGCCATTCTTTACAAGGGTAGAAGAGATAAAAGGTCCTTTAATTGATTTTAAAAATATCCCTTTTGTATCTGAAGCTTTAGGCTTAAAAGATGATAGTATAGATAGTTCAAACTATGATAACTACTATAAAAGTATTTTAGGAATAAAATAA
- a CDS encoding FAD-binding oxidoreductase — protein MIEKKHLDYFTSIVGEDNVKSDKAHLIAFCYDATKNRFEPDAVVFPRHEQDVSDILKYCNEHKIIIVPRGAGSGFTGGALPSNGGIILSLERHMNKLLEIDMQNMVGVVQPGLINMQFQKAVEEVGLFYPPDPASEEYSTLGGNVSENAGGMRAAKYGITKDYVMALRAVLPNGDIIVAGKKTIKDVAGYNTAGILIASEGTLAVITEITLKLIPKPKFKKTYMGVFPSVNSAMTAVFKSLASGANPVAMEFLDALVIKALKQKFPHIELPENAGGILIGDVDASSIAEIDEQLNILKASFSENGSIDFIEAKDDEEGKKLWFARRNASPATMVFGTKKLNEDISVPRSKLPVALDEIYKIGEKYGFQVPCFGHAGDGNIHVNVMVKDKTNEKEMEDGHKAIEEIFQLVVDMGGTLSGEHGIGISKAPFMNIAFTEAEMNLFRNIKKAFDPNNILNPFKMGL, from the coding sequence ATGATTGAAAAAAAACATTTAGATTATTTTACATCTATTGTTGGTGAAGATAATGTAAAAAGTGATAAAGCTCATTTAATTGCTTTTTGTTACGATGCAACAAAAAATAGATTTGAACCAGATGCTGTTGTTTTTCCACGACATGAACAAGATGTAAGTGATATTTTAAAATATTGTAATGAACATAAAATCATAATAGTTCCAAGAGGAGCAGGAAGTGGATTTACTGGAGGAGCATTACCTTCAAATGGTGGAATAATATTAAGTTTAGAAAGACATATGAATAAACTTTTAGAAATTGATATGCAAAATATGGTTGGAGTTGTACAACCAGGACTTATAAATATGCAGTTTCAAAAAGCTGTTGAAGAAGTAGGACTTTTTTATCCTCCAGATCCAGCAAGTGAAGAATATTCAACATTAGGTGGGAATGTAAGTGAAAATGCAGGTGGTATGAGAGCCGCAAAATATGGTATTACAAAAGACTATGTTATGGCTTTACGAGCAGTATTACCAAATGGGGATATTATTGTTGCAGGTAAAAAAACAATTAAAGATGTAGCAGGATATAACACAGCTGGTATTTTAATAGCAAGTGAAGGAACACTTGCAGTTATTACTGAAATTACTTTAAAACTTATTCCAAAACCAAAGTTTAAAAAAACTTATATGGGAGTTTTTCCTAGTGTAAATAGTGCAATGACTGCGGTATTTAAATCACTAGCAAGTGGAGCAAATCCAGTTGCTATGGAATTTCTAGATGCTTTAGTAATAAAAGCTTTAAAACAGAAGTTTCCACATATAGAATTACCAGAAAATGCAGGTGGTATTTTAATTGGGGATGTAGATGCAAGTAGTATTGCCGAAATTGATGAACAACTAAATATTTTAAAAGCGTCTTTTAGCGAAAATGGCTCTATTGATTTTATAGAAGCAAAAGATGATGAAGAAGGTAAAAAATTATGGTTTGCAAGACGAAATGCAAGCCCTGCAACTATGGTTTTTGGAACAAAAAAACTAAACGAAGATATTTCAGTTCCAAGAAGTAAACTACCAGTTGCTCTTGATGAAATTTATAAAATTGGTGAGAAATATGGTTTCCAAGTTCCTTGTTTTGGACATGCTGGAGATGGCAATATTCACGTAAATGTTATGGTAAAAGATAAAACAAATGAAAAAGAGATGGAAGATGGGCATAAGGCTATAGAAGAAATTTTCCAACTTGTTGTTGATATGGGTGGAACTTTAAGTGGTGAACATGGTATTGGTATATCAAAAGCTCCATTTATGAATATTGCATTTACAGAAGCTGAAATGAATCTATTTAGAAATATCAAAAAAGCTTTTGACCCAAACAACATTTTAAATCCATTTAAAATGGGATTATAG
- a CDS encoding YihY/virulence factor BrkB family protein: MQEKTIFRKIIDSIESFFNDDTTYFAASLSFFTIFSILPIIALGIAIISKFPEFDAYLDTFTNFLLNFLNPTHSEEIISTLKNYISNSNKLGFIGIFYMLFVYIMFFKDYDYIINKIHNAKRRAIYKSFFIYTIFFIVFPAIFIFLNTLLSLHNSSLFKSFLFFLFTWSIFFLLFKLSVNKKISSKSAMISSFLTLSVLSITKNLFVYYIVYNKTYSTIYGSLSTLLFSFLWIYISWIIYLYGVKFCHRLNTKELNKII, translated from the coding sequence TTGCAAGAAAAAACTATTTTTAGAAAAATCATAGATAGTATTGAATCATTTTTCAATGACGATACTACCTATTTTGCAGCTAGTCTTAGTTTTTTCACTATATTTTCTATATTGCCAATAATAGCTTTAGGAATTGCAATAATTTCAAAGTTTCCAGAGTTTGATGCTTATTTAGATACTTTTACAAACTTTTTATTAAATTTTCTAAATCCAACTCACTCTGAAGAAATTATAAGTACTTTAAAAAACTATATTTCAAATTCTAATAAACTAGGTTTTATAGGGATTTTTTATATGCTCTTTGTATATATTATGTTTTTTAAAGATTATGATTATATTATAAATAAAATCCATAATGCAAAAAGAAGAGCTATATATAAATCATTTTTTATTTATACAATATTTTTTATAGTTTTTCCAGCAATTTTTATATTTTTAAATACACTTTTATCACTTCATAATAGTAGTTTATTTAAAAGTTTTTTATTCTTTTTATTTACTTGGAGTATATTTTTTCTATTATTTAAACTAAGTGTAAATAAAAAAATATCATCAAAATCTGCAATGATTTCATCATTTTTAACTTTAAGTGTATTGAGTATTACAAAAAATCTTTTTGTATATTATATAGTTTATAATAAAACTTATTCAACGATTTATGGTTCTTTATCTACTCTTCTATTTTCATTTTTATGGATTTATATTTCATGGATAATATATTTATATGGTGTAAAATTTTGTCATAGATTAAATACTAAAGAATTAAACAAAATTATATAA
- a CDS encoding HNH endonuclease — MLDKLKNLLFQEDDKKNNKFDIFLGLLDSYLKREHPKIKFDLSIIDEILKEENFKIRKTLFIDEVVRQFLDFEYLKKTQESVKKELLWNGYGINSIPNLKKPQDFLRRKEVAFFRDKGTCNRCGNKMDKLSDAHTLLILEAENGGGYNLENIAILCFDCHKILTNESRNIFEIPLKIRDELYNFV, encoded by the coding sequence ATGTTAGATAAATTAAAGAATTTACTATTTCAAGAAGATGATAAAAAAAATAATAAATTTGATATTTTTTTAGGTTTATTAGATTCTTATTTAAAAAGAGAACATCCAAAGATTAAATTTGATTTATCTATTATTGATGAGATTTTAAAAGAAGAAAATTTTAAAATTAGAAAAACTCTTTTTATAGATGAGGTAGTCCGACAGTTCCTTGATTTTGAATATTTAAAAAAGACTCAAGAGTCTGTAAAAAAAGAGCTTCTTTGGAATGGATATGGAATAAATTCTATTCCAAATTTAAAAAAACCACAAGATTTTTTGAGAAGAAAAGAGGTTGCTTTCTTTAGGGATAAAGGGACTTGTAATAGATGTGGAAATAAAATGGATAAATTAAGTGATGCCCACACACTTTTAATATTAGAAGCAGAAAATGGTGGTGGATATAATCTTGAAAATATAGCTATTTTATGCTTTGACTGTCACAAAATATTAACAAATGAAAGTAGAAATATTTTTGAAATACCTTTAAAAATAAGAGATGAGTTATATAATTTTGTTTAA
- the murA gene encoding UDP-N-acetylglucosamine 1-carboxyvinyltransferase has translation MEYLKIIGNKKISGDVSISGAKNAALPLIASTILGKNKITINNLPNVADINTFLKLISKLGGTFQKDKNSAIIDTSSIDNTTATYDIVKTMRASILVLGPLLARFGHCEVSLPGGCAIGQRPVDLHLKALEQMGANIEILQGYIKATAPEGLKGAKIVFDKVTVGGTENIVMAAALANGVTTIINAAKEPEIVQLCEVIANSGVKIDGIGTSKIVIEGTNRKLLEMKPFAVIPDRIEAGTYMCAAAITNQKLTISNIVPAHLEAVISKLEEMNFEILQTENSLTILPTQEIKPVNIITTEYPGFPTDMQAQFMALSTQANGTSTIDERLFENRFMHVSELLRLGAEIHLNGNIATIIGKKDSLSGTDVMATDLRASSALVLAALVAKGETNIHRIYHLDRGYENLEEKLSNIGADVRRLKDN, from the coding sequence ATGGAATATTTAAAGATTATTGGAAATAAAAAAATATCTGGTGATGTTAGTATCTCTGGAGCAAAAAACGCAGCATTGCCATTGATAGCAAGTACAATTTTAGGAAAAAATAAAATCACTATAAACAATTTACCAAATGTTGCTGATATAAATACTTTTTTAAAGCTTATATCAAAGCTTGGTGGAACTTTTCAAAAAGATAAAAATAGTGCTATTATTGATACAAGTAGTATAGATAATACAACAGCAACATATGATATTGTAAAAACCATGAGAGCTTCTATTCTAGTTTTAGGTCCATTGTTAGCAAGATTTGGACACTGTGAAGTTTCACTTCCTGGTGGTTGTGCAATAGGACAAAGACCAGTTGATTTACATTTAAAAGCATTAGAACAAATGGGAGCAAATATTGAGATATTGCAAGGATATATAAAAGCAACGGCACCTGAAGGTTTAAAAGGTGCAAAAATAGTATTTGACAAAGTAACTGTGGGTGGAACTGAAAATATAGTTATGGCAGCAGCACTTGCAAATGGTGTAACAACAATTATTAATGCAGCAAAAGAGCCTGAAATAGTACAACTTTGTGAAGTAATAGCAAATTCAGGGGTAAAAATAGATGGTATTGGGACTTCAAAAATAGTAATTGAAGGAACAAATAGAAAGTTACTCGAGATGAAACCATTTGCAGTAATTCCCGACAGAATTGAAGCTGGAACTTATATGTGTGCAGCTGCTATTACTAATCAGAAATTGACTATTAGTAATATTGTTCCTGCACATCTTGAAGCAGTAATTTCAAAACTTGAAGAGATGAATTTTGAAATTTTACAAACTGAGAATAGTCTAACAATATTGCCTACACAAGAAATAAAACCTGTAAATATAATAACTACTGAATATCCAGGTTTTCCAACAGATATGCAAGCCCAATTTATGGCATTATCAACTCAAGCAAATGGAACTAGCACAATTGATGAAAGATTATTTGAAAATAGATTTATGCATGTTAGTGAACTATTAAGACTTGGTGCAGAAATACACTTAAATGGTAATATAGCTACTATTATAGGTAAAAAGGATAGTTTAAGTGGAACAGATGTAATGGCAACAGATTTAAGAGCATCTTCTGCTTTAGTTCTAGCTGCTCTTGTAGCTAAAGGTGAAACAAATATACATAGAATATATCACTTAGATAGAGGATATGAAAATTTAGAAGAAAAATTAAGTAATATTGGTGCAGATGTTAGAAGGTTAAAAGATAACTGA
- a CDS encoding DMT family transporter, whose protein sequence is MNLEENVNKAIKYMLLASFLFALMGVTAKELSDSLSTIEVVFFRNVFGVFIILYSIYNSPLKQVGGKFWLLIFRGTIGFISLLFFFYNIANIPLGEAMTFSKTSTIFTALLAYFFLKEELGFKGWIGVFIGFIGILFITEFNGSSLEKTDYLGILSGVGAALAYTSIRELRKYYDGRAIVLSFMAMGTICPLVLMIISEFYTNPSLDFMLGEFVVPKNSDWIIIILLGLFSTYAQIYMTKAYSFAKAGIVGTISYSNIVFSIILGLFIGDSFPSFIIVLGIILIVISGILVSKK, encoded by the coding sequence ATGAATTTGGAAGAAAATGTAAATAAAGCTATAAAATATATGCTTCTTGCTTCATTTTTATTTGCTCTTATGGGAGTTACAGCTAAAGAGCTAAGTGATAGTTTATCAACAATTGAAGTAGTATTTTTTAGAAATGTTTTTGGAGTTTTTATAATACTTTATTCTATTTATAATTCTCCATTAAAACAAGTTGGTGGGAAATTCTGGTTACTTATTTTTAGAGGAACAATAGGATTTATATCTCTACTTTTTTTCTTTTATAATATAGCTAATATTCCACTTGGAGAAGCTATGACATTTTCAAAAACTTCTACAATCTTTACAGCTTTGCTAGCTTACTTTTTTCTAAAAGAGGAGCTTGGTTTTAAAGGTTGGATTGGAGTATTTATTGGATTTATTGGTATATTATTTATAACAGAATTTAATGGAAGTAGTTTAGAAAAAACTGATTATTTAGGTATTTTATCAGGAGTTGGAGCAGCACTAGCTTACACTTCTATAAGAGAACTTAGAAAATACTATGATGGAAGAGCAATAGTTTTATCTTTTATGGCTATGGGAACTATTTGTCCATTAGTTTTAATGATAATTAGTGAATTTTATACAAATCCTAGCTTAGATTTTATGCTAGGAGAATTTGTAGTTCCTAAAAATAGTGATTGGATTATTATAATATTATTAGGACTTTTTTCAACTTATGCACAAATATATATGACAAAAGCATACTCTTTTGCAAAAGCTGGAATTGTAGGAACTATTTCGTATAGCAATATTGTTTTTTCTATAATTTTGGGACTATTTATAGGAGATAGTTTTCCATCATTTATAATAGTTTTAGGTATAATATTAATTGTAATTAGTGGAATTTTAGTAAGTAAAAAATGA
- the kdsA gene encoding 3-deoxy-8-phosphooctulonate synthase, translating into MVVMTGPCVLEDMDTVLKIAEKLKPLSEDKRIDFYFKASFDKANRTSLSSFRGPGLDEGLKIFERIKKEFGYKVVTDIHESYQAKPAGEVMDILQIPAFLCRQTDLLVAAAKTPAKINIKKGQFLAADAMKHPVEKVLNTRGITEVTYENSDKAGVWLCERGNTFGYGALVVDMRNLLLLRQYAPVIFDATHSVQIPSTGGTTGGNSSFVPYMARAAASVGVDGFFFETHIDPTIAKSDGPNMLHIDTLYKTINEIFSIKDALKI; encoded by the coding sequence ATGGTAGTTATGACAGGACCTTGTGTTTTAGAAGATATGGATACAGTTTTAAAAATAGCTGAGAAATTAAAACCTTTAAGTGAGGATAAAAGAATTGATTTTTATTTTAAAGCAAGTTTTGATAAAGCAAATAGAACAAGCTTAAGCTCATTTAGAGGACCAGGACTTGATGAAGGTTTAAAAATTTTTGAAAGAATTAAAAAAGAATTTGGATATAAAGTTGTAACAGATATTCATGAATCATATCAAGCAAAGCCTGCTGGTGAAGTGATGGATATACTTCAAATTCCAGCATTTTTATGTAGACAAACTGATTTGCTTGTAGCTGCTGCAAAAACACCTGCAAAAATAAATATCAAAAAAGGACAATTTCTAGCAGCAGATGCTATGAAACATCCAGTTGAAAAAGTATTAAATACTAGAGGAATAACAGAAGTAACTTATGAAAATAGTGATAAAGCTGGAGTTTGGCTTTGTGAAAGAGGAAATACTTTTGGTTATGGTGCTTTAGTTGTAGATATGAGAAACTTATTACTATTAAGACAATATGCTCCAGTTATTTTTGATGCAACTCATAGTGTACAAATTCCAAGTACTGGGGGAACAACAGGAGGGAATAGTTCATTTGTTCCATATATGGCAAGAGCTGCTGCAAGTGTTGGCGTAGATGGTTTTTTCTTTGAGACACATATAGACCCAACTATAGCTAAAAGTGATGGTCCAAATATGCTACATATTGATACTTTATAT